From Miscanthus floridulus cultivar M001 chromosome 15, ASM1932011v1, whole genome shotgun sequence, the proteins below share one genomic window:
- the LOC136507188 gene encoding aspartic proteinase CDR1-like, which produces MFYGLEAGVIGLGDKRYSFFNQMARLTTYNAFAYCFPGDHRAEGFLIVGPYPQKLELVTTLIRGYGRRQHVYSVLLLGIAVDGKPLEVDGRQILVVDSGTDDTFVSSSVFYALAEAIASAMQDKAYYREYGRKVCFRPAGGEPVNWRSLPTVQMQLLRATLELPPENVFHQQSTDRICLAFQSNDAAGVPDVQILGNKALRSFRVVYDLQKMTFGFQARAC; this is translated from the coding sequence ATGTTCTACGGCCTCGAGGCGGGCGTCATCGGCCTCGGCGACAAGCGTTACTCCTTCTTCAACCAGATGGCACGGCTGACGACCTACAACGCCTTCGCCTACTGCTTTCCCGGCGACCACCGCGCCGAGGGGTTTCTCATCGTCGGGCCGTACCCGCAGAAGCTGGAGCTCGTCACGACATTGATCAGGGGGTACGGGCGTAGGCAGCACGTCTACTCGGTTCTGCTGCTGGGCATCGCCGTCGACGGGAAGCCTCTGGAGGTCGACGGGCGCCAGATCCTGGTGGTCGACTCTGGGACCGATGACACCTTTGTCTCGTCCTCAGTTTTTTATGCTCTCGCCGAGGCGATAGCGTCGGCGATGCAAGATAAGGCGTATTACCGTGAGTACGGTCGGAAGGTCTGCTTCAGGCCTGCCGGCGGCGAGCCGGTGAACTGGAGGAGCTTGCCGACGGTGCAGATGCAGCTCCTAAGGGCTACGCTGGAACTGCCGCCGGAGAATGTGTTCCATCAGCAGTCAACTGATCGCATATGTTTGGCGTTCCAGTCGAATGACGCTGCTGGCGTGCCGGATGTTCAGATTCTAGGGAACAAAGCTCTGAGATCTTTCAGGGTTGTCTATGATCTGCAGAAGATGACCTTTGGCTTCCAAGCCCGGGCGTGTTGA